A stretch of Halogeometricum sp. S1BR25-6 DNA encodes these proteins:
- a CDS encoding mechanosensitive ion channel family protein: MLQPNVLQINVPAFLEETVAEIVSFLPRLVGALLVLLIGWVLGVAAAKVVRKVADRVEIDRMVLETPIGRILGGTEDAVSNAFGTLAKWFVYALAILAAANVLAISLLSEWISTAVSYLPAFVAGLLVIVLGFVVADFIGDAIMQTRTATQTGYTSWFARGTRMFLYFTAIVIGLDTMGVDVGILFVFANALAWGLAAAVAIGVGIAVGWGGHTYVAENVDRWMGRASAGTPTPYNSPQADGGEASEASRTSSDVQSDDGERNPFDGGE; encoded by the coding sequence ATGCTACAACCGAATGTACTACAGATAAATGTTCCCGCGTTCCTCGAGGAGACGGTTGCGGAGATCGTCTCGTTTCTCCCCCGTCTGGTCGGGGCTCTCCTCGTTCTCCTGATCGGCTGGGTCCTCGGCGTCGCGGCCGCCAAGGTGGTCCGGAAGGTAGCGGACCGGGTCGAGATCGACCGGATGGTGCTCGAAACGCCGATCGGACGCATCCTCGGAGGAACCGAAGACGCCGTCTCGAACGCGTTCGGGACGCTCGCGAAGTGGTTCGTCTACGCGCTGGCGATTCTCGCCGCCGCGAACGTGCTCGCGATTTCGCTGCTGTCGGAGTGGATCTCGACGGCGGTCTCGTATCTCCCGGCGTTCGTCGCCGGACTGTTGGTGATCGTCCTCGGATTCGTCGTTGCGGACTTCATCGGCGACGCCATCATGCAGACCCGGACGGCCACCCAGACCGGGTACACCTCGTGGTTCGCGAGAGGCACGCGGATGTTCCTCTACTTCACCGCGATCGTGATCGGACTTGACACGATGGGCGTCGACGTCGGCATCCTGTTCGTCTTCGCCAACGCGTTAGCGTGGGGACTCGCCGCTGCCGTCGCAATCGGCGTCGGTATCGCCGTGGGATGGGGCGGCCACACCTACGTCGCGGAGAACGTCGACCGCTGGATGGGACGCGCGTCCGCCGGGACGCCGACACCGTACAACTCGCCGCAGGCCGACGGCGGTGAGGCGAGCGAGGCGAGTCGAACCTCGTCGGACGTTCAGTCCGACGACGGTGAGCGGAACCCCTTCGATGGCGGAGAGTAA
- a CDS encoding DUF5789 family protein, with product MPDENVNDDQQEQSERKREDVRDRTREDRAMSGDPEGRLEGLDEALESQTYPITTDELVEAYGDYEVEAQSGTKSLEEVLAPTENQTYDSADDVRSRVLGLIHR from the coding sequence ATGCCCGACGAGAACGTAAACGACGACCAGCAAGAGCAGTCGGAGCGGAAACGAGAAGACGTACGCGACCGCACCCGCGAAGATCGCGCGATGAGCGGTGACCCCGAGGGGCGGCTCGAGGGCCTCGACGAAGCACTCGAATCCCAGACCTATCCGATCACGACGGACGAGTTGGTCGAGGCGTACGGCGACTACGAGGTCGAAGCCCAAAGCGGGACGAAGTCACTCGAAGAAGTGCTCGCTCCGACCGAGAACCAAACGTACGACTCCGCCGACGACGTCCGAAGCCGGGTGTTGGGACTGATACATCGGTAA
- a CDS encoding SPFH domain-containing protein yields MYDLVSLQVPALGLTIGGLLVLVLAVVTVWQMVRFVDAYDKQALTVFGEYRGLLEPGINFIPPFVSRTYTFDMRTQTMDVPRQEAITRDNSPVTADAVVYLRVMDAKKAFLEVEDYKTAVSNLAQTTLRAVLGDMELDDTLNKRQEINARIRRELDEPTDEWGIRVESVEVREVNPSQEVQHAMEQQTGAERRRRATILEAQGERRSAVEQAEGDKQSNIIRAQGEKQSQILEAQGDAISTVLRAKSAESMGERAIIDKGMDTLEAIGQGESTTFVLPQELTSLVGRYGKHLTGSDVATDGQRLDSLQFDEETRELIGLDDIKEILGEIEEAAEMNVEALEQQAKAVKDGESNAKNGPVREKNS; encoded by the coding sequence ATGTACGATTTAGTTTCGCTGCAGGTTCCCGCTCTCGGACTCACGATAGGTGGGCTGCTCGTACTGGTGCTGGCAGTGGTAACGGTCTGGCAGATGGTGCGGTTCGTCGACGCCTACGACAAGCAGGCGCTCACGGTGTTCGGCGAGTACCGTGGCCTGCTCGAACCGGGCATCAACTTCATCCCCCCGTTCGTGTCGCGCACGTACACGTTCGACATGCGGACACAGACGATGGACGTCCCCCGACAAGAAGCGATCACGCGGGACAACTCGCCCGTGACGGCGGACGCCGTCGTCTATCTCCGCGTGATGGATGCGAAGAAGGCGTTCCTGGAGGTCGAAGACTACAAAACGGCCGTCTCGAACCTCGCCCAAACCACGCTCCGAGCGGTCCTCGGCGACATGGAACTCGACGACACGCTGAACAAACGCCAAGAAATAAACGCCCGTATCCGGAGGGAACTCGACGAACCGACCGACGAATGGGGAATCCGCGTCGAGTCCGTCGAAGTCCGAGAGGTCAATCCCAGCCAAGAGGTCCAACACGCGATGGAACAGCAGACCGGCGCGGAGCGGAGACGACGGGCCACGATCCTCGAAGCGCAGGGGGAGCGCCGGAGCGCAGTCGAACAAGCGGAAGGGGACAAGCAGTCGAACATCATCCGCGCGCAGGGCGAAAAACAGAGCCAAATCCTCGAGGCACAGGGTGACGCGATTTCGACCGTTCTGAGAGCCAAGTCCGCCGAATCGATGGGCGAACGCGCGATCATCGACAAAGGGATGGACACGCTCGAAGCCATCGGTCAAGGGGAGTCGACGACGTTCGTCCTCCCGCAGGAACTCACCTCGCTGGTCGGACGCTACGGCAAACACCTCACGGGGAGCGACGTCGCGACCGACGGACAGCGGTTGGACAGTCTGCAGTTCGACGAGGAGACGCGCGAACTCATCGGCCTCGATGACATCAAGGAGATACTCGGCGAGATAGAGGAGGCAGCCGAGATGAACGTCGAAGCGTTGGAACAACAGGCCAAGGCGGTCAAGGACGGTGAATCGAATGCGAAGAACGGCCCCGTACGGGAGAAAAACTCCTAA
- a CDS encoding CBS domain-containing protein, producing the protein MDISEILSPKFTEFDIGTPLSKVTGAFENQELDAVVVTDGDEYRGVVSRRQLASSSNQPSAKVGSQVQHVPTVDRTEDVREVARLMIGSDAKTLPVLDDDRVVGVVTADAVLKAVRPFLDAATVDDAYTAELVSATPETTIGKALNTLREAGIAHLPVVDGEDLAGMVSLYDVIEFTTRGGSKSQGGSSSGFGGSGGGQNRGGFGAREGDADRMLDLPIRNLMSDAVATIERSAPLDEVVEAMFDREISSLVVTADDSGEPVGIITKTDVIEALTWEREDRNAVQVFGLDLLEEMDYDDVSALIEKMTSKYGEMSVIKASIQLQEHKERSRGVPLVLARIRLVTDRGYFTADGEGFGATHALRLATNAVERQLLKGKTYGQSKKRSDAEEQAPLYGWWLGG; encoded by the coding sequence ATGGATATCTCCGAAATTCTCTCGCCGAAGTTCACCGAGTTCGACATCGGCACACCGCTCTCAAAGGTCACGGGGGCATTCGAAAATCAAGAACTCGATGCCGTCGTCGTAACAGACGGCGACGAGTATCGCGGCGTCGTCAGTCGCCGACAGTTGGCGTCCTCGTCCAACCAGCCGTCTGCGAAGGTCGGCTCACAGGTACAGCACGTCCCGACTGTCGACCGCACCGAGGACGTCCGTGAGGTCGCGCGGCTCATGATCGGGAGCGACGCCAAGACGCTCCCCGTACTCGACGACGACCGTGTCGTCGGTGTCGTGACCGCCGATGCCGTCCTCAAGGCGGTCCGTCCGTTCCTCGACGCGGCGACTGTCGACGACGCCTACACGGCGGAACTGGTCAGCGCGACCCCGGAAACCACGATCGGAAAAGCGCTCAATACGCTTCGGGAAGCCGGAATCGCCCACCTCCCGGTCGTCGACGGTGAGGATCTCGCGGGAATGGTGAGCTTGTACGACGTCATTGAGTTCACGACGCGGGGCGGCAGTAAGAGCCAAGGCGGGTCGTCGAGCGGCTTCGGTGGCAGTGGCGGGGGGCAGAACCGTGGTGGGTTCGGCGCGCGCGAGGGCGACGCCGACCGGATGCTCGACCTGCCGATACGGAACCTGATGTCCGATGCAGTCGCGACAATCGAACGGAGCGCACCGCTCGACGAGGTCGTCGAGGCGATGTTCGATCGTGAGATCTCCTCGCTCGTCGTCACGGCCGATGACTCGGGTGAGCCGGTCGGTATCATCACGAAAACGGACGTCATCGAGGCGCTCACCTGGGAGCGCGAGGACCGGAACGCCGTCCAAGTGTTCGGACTCGACCTGCTGGAAGAGATGGACTACGACGACGTCTCCGCGCTGATCGAGAAGATGACCTCGAAGTACGGAGAGATGAGCGTGATCAAAGCCAGCATTCAACTGCAGGAGCACAAGGAACGAAGCCGGGGTGTACCGCTGGTGCTGGCACGGATTCGACTGGTCACCGACCGCGGGTACTTCACGGCCGATGGGGAGGGGTTCGGCGCCACGCACGCCCTTCGACTCGCGACGAACGCGGTCGAGCGTCAACTCCTCAAGGGGAAGACCTACGGCCAATCGAAGAAGCGTTCGGACGCCGAGGAGCAGGCACCGCTGTACGGTTGGTGGCTCGGCGGCTGA
- a CDS encoding diadenylate cyclase yields the protein MSVLHGSSEMSELSPSSVASELKSTSTDLDAVLERIEKCVGEISHRFGRWDDPYARGPGLYFVVERDSMAEFAAPMGTNRWPVEDCGSVFSETDVFLETAQKVALSCDGAVVVRNDGTIREEMVRVKQLSADEYRRINDLPYAEWMGTRHMSALETSVREEVIAAVTLSEENGRVTVFIDGAFEDSPAAFRVTD from the coding sequence GTGTCAGTCCTACACGGCAGTAGTGAGATGAGTGAGCTGTCCCCTAGCTCTGTCGCATCAGAGCTGAAATCTACTAGTACAGATCTCGACGCGGTGCTCGAACGGATCGAGAAATGCGTTGGAGAGATCAGTCACAGGTTCGGACGGTGGGACGACCCCTACGCTCGTGGACCGGGCCTCTACTTCGTCGTCGAACGTGATTCCATGGCCGAGTTCGCGGCTCCGATGGGGACGAACCGTTGGCCGGTTGAGGACTGCGGAAGCGTCTTCTCCGAGACCGACGTGTTTCTCGAAACCGCACAGAAGGTCGCGTTGTCCTGCGACGGTGCAGTCGTCGTTCGCAACGACGGTACGATCAGAGAGGAGATGGTCCGAGTCAAGCAACTCTCTGCGGACGAATATCGGCGGATTAACGACCTTCCCTATGCAGAGTGGATGGGTACCCGTCACATGAGTGCGCTGGAGACCTCGGTCCGCGAAGAGGTGATCGCTGCGGTCACACTCAGCGAGGAGAACGGACGGGTAACGGTCTTCATCGACGGCGCGTTCGAGGATTCCCCGGCGGCATTCCGGGTGACGGACTGA